The stretch of DNA TTACAATAGCAACAATTGGAGTGCTTCTGCCAATTATTCTTATTGGCTTAACTTGTTATTTTTGGGGAATACGACCACAGGAAGCAATTTTTATTGGAATCGTTTTTGCAGCAACTAGTGTTTCTATTTCCGTTGTTGTCTTACAAGAACAAGGGCAACTTCATAGCCGTGCAGGTACAGCAATCTTAGGTGCAGCCGTTGTCGATGACATCTTAGCTGTCATTGCTCTCAGCTTATTCACAGCTTGCAGTCAAAAAGGTAAAACTAGCGGCCCTACTAACAACCCAATTTTAAATTTTAGTCTAGAAATTGGTTTCTTGGGTTTTCTCTGGCTGATTTACCGGCTAACTCCTCAACTTATGCATCTGGCTAATAAAATGACCATTGCTCATGCGCCCAATATCATTGCCCTAATTCTTGTTTTTACTTTAGTTTGGTGCGCTGAATATGTTGGTTTATCGGCAGTAATTGGTGCCTTCTTTGGCGGCCTAGCACTCAGACAAACACCGCAACATAAAAAAATCTCTCATACAATTAGCACAATCGGTTATTCGATTTTTATTCCTTTTTTCTTTACTAATATCGGTTTAGCGATTACCTTCAATAGCTTAGGTCATGATTTGATTTTCATCTGTATCATGACTATTTTGGCCATTGTTTCTAAATTTTGGGCTGGTAAATACAGTAGTCTACTCTTTGGCTTTAGTAAAAATGAGGGTAACATTGTCGGTGCCGGTATGATTTCACGTGGTGAAGTAGCCCTTATAGTTTCTCAATTAGGACAGAGCCAGCATTTATTTTCCCAAGATGTTTATTCTAGCCTCATCTTTGTAATTATTATCTCGACTATTTTGTCACCATTTATTCTTAATCACTTTATCAAGATACAAGCAGCGCCCAATAAATAGGGCATAGAATTATATAGTGCATGGGTCATAATTGAATACCGAAGATCTTTAGTTGTCATATAAACCCACGCTAATACACAGCCCAAAGCCCAGTAAAGTAAAATATATTTAGTAACCTTGGGATCGTGCATGTAAGCAAACAAAAAGCCGCTACAAATAATCCCTACCCACTTATTTAATTGCGTTTTTTGTATAAAAAAAGTATTAAAAAATAATCCGCGAAAAATCGTTTCCTCACAAATCGGTGCAATTAAGCAAACCATTGGAGCATAAAACACACCCGCTTGCAGTGAAATTTTGTTTAAACTTGCCTGATTAGCCGACGTTTTCGTACTCGTGATTCCGAGGATGATAACCATTATAAAATTTACAAGTAAGATTAAAATGACACCAACAATCATAATTAATAACCGACGATAATCCCAATGCGGTTTTTGGTTGAAGCCCCAAGTATTTTCTTCATCCAGCTGACGCTTATACAAGTAAAAAATGAAGCCCAAAACCAAGAATGTTACTCCACTTGTTACTAGCACCAGCCCTGTCTGATTAAGATGCAGTAATTTTTGCACTTGCTTAGGAAAAAAATAAAAACACTGCAAAAATTGATATGCTGCAAAAGCCAAAATAATACTGGCTGCACAACTCATGTAATAAAATATTTTTTTCATTTTGCTCCACCCTAATCTACTATGACTTTCATGCTTGTTTTTATTATAATAGATTTATCTCGTATTACCTAAATTGGAGAAATCATTATGCACTTTTTTCGATTACTTAGTTCAAACGGACCATTTACAATAATATCGGTTATACTGCTAATTTCACTGATCATTTTCTTAGCTGCATGGTTCAAGGAGCCTCGGCGATTACTAAATGGAATTTTATTTACTATTTTTATTCTATTATTAGGAATTTGGCTGACCGTACTTGTTATAGCAACTAATTTACATGCTTTACTTATCATTTATGCTACTTTACTGGGCCTGATAGTGGTAGCTGTCGCTTTAATTGTTGCTTTTTCGTGGTTATTCTTTCTCTGGAATGCTTATTTTGTTTGGCAGAAAGAAAGTCACACATTACCTAATCTACTAACCCTTTTTATTGGCCTAGCATTAATTATTATGTGGCTAATTGTCTTAACTGGACCGTTCACAGCTGCACCGAATTGGCTTAAAGTCTTGCTTTACGCAACACCAGCTGTTGTCCTTTATTTACTATTAGTAGCCTACAACTTTCTCATTAATCTAGCATTGTATCAATTAGTACCTCGACAATATAATCAAGATTACCTCATTGTTCTAGGAGCTGGCTTATACAATGGAGAAACTGTGACCCCACTCTTAGCCAGCCGCATTAACCGCGCCATTCAATTTGCACAAAAACAAGTTGCCAAGGGGCGAAAAATGCCGAAGTTTATTATGTCTGGTGGCCAAGGTAGCGACGAAAAAGTTGCAGAAGCGCAAGCAATGACTGAATATGCTATTGCTCGCGGTATCAACCCTAACAATATTCTGCAAGAAAACAAGTCACAGAACACATATCAAAACATGTTATTTTCTGCCAAAATAGCTACCAAAGATTATGGCAGTAAAGATTTTCGGGCAAAATTCTTTAGTAACAATTACCATATTTTTCGAGCATCCCTATTTGCTAAGTCTGCTGGACTCAATGCCAATGGTATAGGCTGCTATACTAGGTTTTATTTTCTTCCTAATGCAATTGTTAGAGAATTTGCTGGTATTTTTGTTATGAACAAAAAACGTCATCTTACTATTATTTCATTAATTTTAATATTATTTGTTATTGCATCAATTCTTACCGCCATGGGAGTTATAATATTATAATTTTTTGAATATTATTGTATCCATATATTGCCTCTAGATTATAATTTATACAAATGCTAAACTATATATTGTGTTATAAATATTATTGAACACAGGATAAATATAAAAATAGGTTACACATTAATAGAAGGAATAGGATATGTTGCAATTAAAAAATATCTACAAATCATACCATGTTAGCGACTCTACCACTCACGCGCTAGATAATGTTACTGTTTCATTTCGTAATAATGAATTTGTTGCGATTTTAGGGCCTAGTGGTTCTGGCAAAACAACCTTACTAAATATCATTGGCGGACTTGATCGTTACGACAAGGGAAACATGATTATTAACGGTACATCTACCCAAAATTTTACAGATACTGATTGGGATGCCTACCGTAATAACTCTATTGGTTTTGTTTTTCAAAATTACAATTTGATTTCTCACCTATCAATTATTGCCAACGTTGAGCTAGGCATGACCCTCTCTGGTCTTCCTGCAAAAGAAAAGCATCAACGAGCAATTGACATGTTAACAGAAGTTGGTCTTAAAAAGCATCTTAATAAACGCCCCGAGCAATTATCGGGTGGACAAATGCAACGCGTTGCGATTGCTCGAGCACTAGCTAACAATCCAGATATTTTACTTTGTGATGAGCCTACCGGTGCGCTCGATACTAAAACTTCTGAACAAATTATGAAATTAATCAAGCGCTTATCAAAAAAGCGGCTCGTTATTATGGTTACACATAATCCTGAAATTGCCCAAAAATACGCAACTAGAATTGTTAATTTTCAAGACGGGAAAATTATTAAAGATTCTAATCCCTATAATCATACTGAACAAGAAGATAATTTTAAACTAAAACGCACTAAGATGTCATATTGGAACGCAATTAAGCTTAGTTTTACCAATATTATGACTAAAAAGGGCCGAACTGCCTTAACCGCTTTTGCTGCTAGTATTGGTATTATTTCAATTGCGATTGTCCTAGCAATTTCTAATGGCTTTCAAAAACAGATTGACATGACAATGAGTAAATCACTTGCAAAATATCCTGTTATTGTCAATGAATCAGTTACCAATCTAAATGAAGTCACTAACCGCAAAGCATCACAAAAGAATGTCAAAAGTCGTGGTTACATTCAAGCAGAAAAAGATAAAATGGTGCAATCACTGCATATCAACAAGATTACTTCTAAATATACCAACTATATCAAAAAGATAAATCCTGACTATGCAAATAATATTTCTTACCAGCGTGGAACTAACCTGAATTTAATCGCCAAGGTTAAAGGAAAAGTCGAACGTGTCTCATTCTCACCTAACGATACTCATAATGCGCAAAACAGTGATGCAGTTAGAGCGCAAACTGTTAACGTAACTGGACTTGGATCTTCTGTTTTTCCAACTACTCTTAGCTCTGACAAGCAGGGATTTTTAAAGAGTAATTATGAATTGTTATCCGGAAATTGGCCACATAAAGCTACAGACTTGGTCATAGTTACTAACAATAAAGATACAGTAAATATTAATGCCCTTAAAAATTTAGGTTATAAACTAAAAATCGGCGACAAAATAAAATTTAAGCAATTACTTGGTCAAAAATTTAAAATTGTTTCAAACAATGACTATTATGAGCAAACACCTACTGGTATTTTTGTTCCTCAAGAAGTCAGCGATGATATGTATAATAATAGTGCCCTCACTTTACGAGTTAAAGGAATTATTCGACCTAAAAGTGAAAATGCAATGTCACTTCTATCTGATGGTATTGCCTATAGTGACAATTTGGCACAAAAGGTTATCAAAATTAATCAAAACTCAGATATTATTAAGGCCCAAAAACACTCTAGCCATAATGTCTTAACTGGTCAAAGTGTTAATTATTACGGCAAAAAGCGTGTCTTAGAATCCTTAGGTAGCTCAACTTTGCCTAGTGGCTTTATGATTTATCCAAATAATTTTAAGTCAAAGGATCAAGTACTTGATTATCTTGATAATTGGAACAAAGGTAAGTCAAAAGCTAACAAAATTATTTACACGGATATGTCTAGTGTTGTAACTTCAATGACAGGTGGTATTATCAATGGTATTACCACAGTTTTAATTGCTTTCGCAGCTATTTCCTTAGTTACTTCAATGATTATGATCGGGATTTTAACTTATACATCTGTTCTTGAAAGAACCAAAGAAATTGGTATTCTCAAGGCTTTGGGTGCACGTAAAAAAGATATTACCCGCGTTTTTGATGCCGAAACTTTTATCTTAGGCATTTTTTCAGGAATTCTAGGAATTGCTATCGCCTATATCCTTACCTTCCCAATTAACAATATTTTCCTCAAAATTACGGGTCTGACCAATGTTGCTCAGCCTAACCCACTACATATTCTTAGTCTAATCATTATATCAACAGTCTTAACCTTACTAGGGGGCCACATCCCTGCACGAATTGCTGCTAAAAAAGATGCGGCAATTGCTTTACGCAGCGAATAATTTTATTAGTATACAAAGGTCTTAATTACTAGAATTGTAATCAAGACCTTTTTTGTATTAACTTTTTCTAGATTACTCTTTTTATCAATGTTAAACTAAATTATTAATCATTACTTTATTACAGAAAAGGATAACAGTATGCTTCAATTAAAAAATTTACGCAAATCTTACCATGTAGGTGATACAATCACACACGCGTTAAATGATGTTTCGATTTCATTTCGTGATCAAGAATTTGTTGCAATTTTAGGTCCAAGTGGTTCTGGTAAAACAACAATGCTAAATGTGATTGGTGGCCTTGACCGCTATGATTCAGGCGATTTAATCATTAATGGTAAGTCAACTAAAAACTTCAAAGAAACCGACTGGGATGCTTACCGCAATAATTCTGTCGGTTTTGTTTTTCAAAATTATAATTTAATCTCACACTTATCGATCATTGCCAATGTTGAATTAGGAATGAATTTATCTGGAGTTGCGGCGGCTGAACGCCATAAGCGCGCAATTGATGCTTTAACTGAAGTTGGTCTAAAAGAGCATCTTAACAAACGCCCCAACCAATTATCTGGCGGTCAAATGCAGCGGGTTGCCATTGCGCGTGCTTTAGCCAATAATCCAGATATTTTGCTATGTGATGAACCTACTGGTGCGCTTGATACTGAAACTTCTGAGCAAATCATGCAGCTAATTAAGCGCGTTTCTAAGGATCGCTTAGTAATCATGGTGACGCACAATCCCGAACTAGCAAAAGAATATGCTTCACGAATTGTCAATTTCCAAGACGGTAAGATTCTTAACGATTCCGCCCCCTATAATCCAAAAGACAAGCAAGATGCTTTTAAGCTTAAGCGAACCAAAATGTCTTATTGGAATGCTATCAAACTTAGCTTTACCAATATTATGACCAAAAAAGGCCGTACTACTTTAACCGCCTTTGCCTCAAGTATTGGTATTATTTCAATTGCAGTTGTTTTGTCGTTATCCAACGGTTTCCAAAAACAAATTGACTCTACTATGAGTAAGGCATTAGCTAAATATCCTGTTTCAATCAGTCAAACGGCAACTAATGAAACAAGTACTAAAGATGATGATTCTGACAAAAATGTCAAAAATCGCGGCTACATCACTGCTAAAGAAAGTGAACTGCAATCATCTACACACCAAAACAAAATTACGCCCAAATATATTGATTACATTAAGCGAATCAATCCTGATTATGCCAACAATATTTCTTATCAACGCGGCGTCAACCTTAACTTACTTGCCAAAGATGGCAATAAAGTCAAACAGGTTAAATTTTCAGCCAGTGCTACCAGCGGCCAAGAAACAGCTCTAGAAAAAGCTCAGCAAAGTAGTGGTTTTGGTTCAGCAGTTTTCCCGACAACACTTAAATCTGGTAAGACTTCATTCTTAAAGGACAATTATCAGTTACTCAATGGTACTTGGCCTAAAAAAGCAACTGACCTGATCTTAGTAACTAACAACAGGAACACGATCAATATCAACGTCTTCAAGAATTTAGGTTATAAAATTAAAACCGGTGATAAATTATCATTTAAGCAATTAATTGGTAAAAAATATAAGGTTATTAACAATGATGATTACTACCAAGAGCTACCAACAGGAATGTTTGTCCCCCAAAAAGCTGATACTGCAATGTATAATAATAGTAAAACTACTTTGCTCATTGTTGGTATCATCCGTCCTAAAAATAAGAATTCACTATCCTTACTTTCACCCGGAATTACTTACAGTGACCAACTAACTCAAAATATCATTAAAGCTAATCAAAATTCGGCAATTGTTAAGGCCCAGAAGAAGTCCAGCCAAAACGTAATGACCGGACAAAACATGAACTCAACTGAAAAGAAGCAACTAATGCAAACCATTGGTGGTTCAACTTTACCGATGGGCATCATGATTTATCCCAACAATTTTGATTCTAAAGACAAAGTCTTAGATTATCTTGACAAGTGGAACAAGGGCAAGAATAAAAAAGACAAGATTATTTACACAGATATGTCTAGCGCTGTTACATCAATGACCGGTGGCCTACTTAACGGTATTACAACCGTTTTAGTTGCCTTTGCCGCAATTTCGCTAGTCACTTCAATGATTATGATTGGTATCCTAACTTATACCTCGGTGCTTGAACGAACCAAAGAAATTGGGGTTCTTAAGGCGTTAGGTGCTCGTAAGAAAGATATAACCCGTGTCTTTGACGCTGAAACTTTTATTTTAGGAATTTTCTCCGGTGTCCTTGGCGTAGTTATTGCCTATCTACTTACCTTCCCAATTAATAGCATACTCTACAATTTAACTGACTTAAGTAATATTGCACAACTTGATCCGATACATGCACTGATTTTAATTGTTATTTCAACAATTTTAACTTTGCTCGGTGGTCATCTTCCTGCTCGTATGGCTGCCAAAAAAGATGCTGCAATTGCCTTAAGAAGTGAATAATAACTAAATAATAATTCATAAAGCCTAATTAGTGTTTCATGTGTAACACTAATTAGGCTTTTTATTTAACAAAAGCATTATATTGTAACTTACCTAATTTACTTATTGACAAATTGGCATATACCAATTTATAATTAATTTAATAAATTAAGGAGGAGTAATTATGAAAATTATCATTACCAATAATAATGCCCAAGGTGGTACTGAAGCATTTAAAATCTTTAAAAACAGTATTGATCACGGCGGCAAAGTATTTGGTTTAGCTACTGGATCTACACCACTAACCCTATATAAAGAATGGACTGAAAGTGATGTTGATACTCACAATTTAATCAGCATTAACCTAGATGAATACGTTGGCCTAACCCCTGACAACGATCAAAGTTATCATTACTTCATGCAAAAAAATTTATTTGCCAAAAAACCATTCAAAAAATCATATGTTCCTGACGGAATTAAAGCGATCAAAGATCCTGAAGGTGCAGCGAGCGATTACAATCAGATTATTAAAGAAAATCCAATTGACGTTCAACTTTTAGGTATCGGACAAAACGGTCATATTGCTTTCAACGAACCTGGTACATCATTTAATTCTGTTACACATGAGGTTAAATTAACTGCTAACACAATCAAGGCAAATTCACGTTTCTTTAGTAACATTGATGATGTGCCAAAATCCGCAATTTGTACGGGCATAGCAAACATTATGTCAGCTAAAAAGATCGTCATTATGGCCTTCGGGGCTAACAAGGCTGATGCTATTCAAAAAATGATTGAAGGACCTGTTACAGAAAAGGTTCCAGCATCTATTTTACAAAAGCATCCTGATGTTACAGTGATTATCGATAAAGAAGCTGCAAGTAAATTAAAGCAAAAATAGAATTCAATAAACCCCCTAAAGCAATGCATGTATGCATTGCTTTTTTGATAATGTGTATTAATAAAAAAGTATATACTTATCAGTGCATATCATTAAGTTCTTGTATCCCTCCGTATTATGATTAAAGTGTAATTACGAGAGGACGTGATCAATTGAAACGTAGCAAAAAATGGTTGTTAGTATTAAGCACATTACTACTAATGCCGCCACCAATCTATTTATTATGGGAAAATAGCAATTTTTGGCAAAAATATTTAAAATTGTCTTTACCACAAATCAAAAAAATCAATCCTATCTTTACCTGGTATTTAATTATTATTAGTACAATTGTTATTATAGTTCTTATTTTTAGCTTCATTACCTTGATATTTTGGCCTACCCAAAAAAGCTTTAACTTAATTCATAAAAATAGCGGACAAGTTAAAGTTACTAGTAAAGCAATTAATGGTTATATTCTGAGTTCCTTGACAGATTTACCATATTTAAATAATCCTAAGGTTAATTCTAGGTTAACTAAGCACCATATCAAAATAAAAATCAGTGGTGATTTAGGAGCCGGTGAAAATGTTGCTGCCCTTCTTAAAACTTATCTTGAAGAACTCAAGGGTAATCTTAAACAGACTTTAGGGATTGAACAAAAGCCTAAAATCAAAATCAAATTTAATAACTTTCAAGAAGCAACTAAGTCTGAACAGCGTGTGCAATAAAGGAGGCAATCATGAACAAATTTTTACAAAAACACTTTTCCGAGTTAAGTGGTGCTCTCAGCGGCCTTCTTTTAGCATTTTGCTTTTTAGGACTAGGTTTCTTCAAAACAGTTTTTGTAATCGTAATGCTAATATGTGGTCTTATAATTGGTCATTACTGGCCAGTAGTTAAAAGATTAATGAATAAGTAAGTATCAAAGGAGTCTTTAAAATGACACAAGCAAATCCAAAACAAGAAGTTAAAGGTAATTTGAAATATGATTCTAAAGTTATTCAAAAGATCATTGGCATCGCACTATCTGATGTTACGGGTTTATTAACCGTAGATGGTGGATTTTTCTCCAATTTAACTGATAAAATCGTTAATAGTAGCGATGTTACAACCGGTATCAACGTTGAAGTTGGTAAAAAACAAGTAGCTGTTGATATTGATATTGTCGCAGAATATGGTGTTCAAATCACTAAACTATATGATGAAATCAAAGAACGGATTTTTAATAAAGTCAAAGAAATGACGGGATTAGATACAGTTGAAGTTAGCGTTACCGTTGTTGATATCAAGACAAAGCAACAGCACCAAAAAGATTCTGTTAGTCTACAAGACCGCATCACTGGTGCCACTAAAGATACCAAAGATAAAATCAGTGAACAAAAACCAGACGAAAAGAAAGAACCAAAAAGAGTTAAATAATTATTGATTGGCTTTTTAACAGGACAGTGAGCATTTCACTGTCCTGCTTTTATAACTCAAATTATTTCCTAGGAAATAATTTATTTTTCCACATAATATAATTTTTCTGCTTGTCCTCTAAAATTATTTTCACCATATTAATATTAAAAATTGTTTGTAACCTGACAGATAATTACTGCCTTGACATTTATTTTTCCTTTTGGGATCATCATTCTCAAAGTAAAAAATGATTTGTTAAATAAAAATATAAGTAGTTATTCTTTAAGATTGGCTTTGAGTATAATTTTCTGCATCTATCTTTTAATTGGATTTATTATTTATTTTTATCAAAAACAAATGAATTTTTACAGTTGGATAATTATTAAATTTGGTTTTATCTAATTAAACAATTAGTTTTTATTGTTGATTAAGCTTTGTTCCACATGAAACAACCATCATTTAATTAGCCTACTGACCAATTCTACTTCCTTAACTACAGGCTGCATCCCATCTAAAACCAAGTCTGCATCTTTAGCGACAAGCTTCTGATTGTCAACAAAATATTGCCGCGCTTTAGTTACATATATTTTTGCCCATGAAATTATCTCGGCAGCACTTTTATCCTGACTGTCACGAATTATCGCCCTGGCAAATGCCACGTCTAGTGGAGTTTGCATGTAAACGACCCAATCAATATACGGACGTAAAATTTTATGGCAATAGCCAAAAGGAAAATCAACCAAAAGCAAAGGTGTCTTTCCCATTGTTCTTTTTAAATCCTGCATCATTTGACTAATATCATATTGGTTAATTGCATTTTTTAGTGGAACAGTAATAGCCGGCGTACTCGACAACTGGTCAATATCGTAATCATCAAAAGAAATCACCTTACTCTTAGTATATTTTTTCTGCAATGCATTAATTAATGTTGTCTTTCCACTAGCAGTCACACCACTAATTACAAGTACTTCACTCTTCATTTTATTACTCCTTAATTAAATTATTTAAATTTGTTTTAATATTAATTTATCACAAAGTCGCTTTTATATTGTAAAAAATATTGCTAGTAAGATATAATCATAATCATCAAAGATACTTTTTTGAAATTAGAGGTTTTAAAATGAACAAAATAGCAAAAATTTTGGGCATATCAGTTGCTACATTAGGTTTAGCTGGTGGTACTTTTACCAATCAAGTTAGTGCCAAAGCACATGTAATTAATCCTAAAAAGGCTGTTAAAAACAGCCAATACGGTTTAACTACACCTTTTACATTTACCAAAAGCTTGCAAGGTAAATGGTACAGCAATAACAATTTAACACCAGATCCATTAGTAATTAATAAAACGACTTTTATTAATCCGCATACTGGTAAACAAATTAAAGCTGTAATTGCAGGTAAAGTTAACGGCACAAATAAATATCTGTGGCAAATGAGCAACAAATGGCAATCAAAACATGCTAAAGTTTTTAAAAATGTCGCTCGCG from Lactobacillus sp. ESL0785 encodes:
- a CDS encoding cation:proton antiporter, whose amino-acid sequence is MIFIGNLILILLSSLILGQISTRLNMPAVIGELVCGFVLGPAILNWIQPSNLIDIFSQLGVILLLFLAGLESDLTLLKKYFKLSFTIATIGVLLPIILIGLTCYFWGIRPQEAIFIGIVFAATSVSISVVVLQEQGQLHSRAGTAILGAAVVDDILAVIALSLFTACSQKGKTSGPTNNPILNFSLEIGFLGFLWLIYRLTPQLMHLANKMTIAHAPNIIALILVFTLVWCAEYVGLSAVIGAFFGGLALRQTPQHKKISHTISTIGYSIFIPFFFTNIGLAITFNSLGHDLIFICIMTILAIVSKFWAGKYSSLLFGFSKNEGNIVGAGMISRGEVALIVSQLGQSQHLFSQDVYSSLIFVIIISTILSPFILNHFIKIQAAPNK
- a CDS encoding CPBP family intramembrane glutamic endopeptidase; the encoded protein is MKKIFYYMSCAASIILAFAAYQFLQCFYFFPKQVQKLLHLNQTGLVLVTSGVTFLVLGFIFYLYKRQLDEENTWGFNQKPHWDYRRLLIMIVGVILILLVNFIMVIILGITSTKTSANQASLNKISLQAGVFYAPMVCLIAPICEETIFRGLFFNTFFIQKTQLNKWVGIICSGFLFAYMHDPKVTKYILLYWALGCVLAWVYMTTKDLRYSIMTHALYNSMPYLLGAACILIK
- a CDS encoding YdcF family protein translates to MHFFRLLSSNGPFTIISVILLISLIIFLAAWFKEPRRLLNGILFTIFILLLGIWLTVLVIATNLHALLIIYATLLGLIVVAVALIVAFSWLFFLWNAYFVWQKESHTLPNLLTLFIGLALIIMWLIVLTGPFTAAPNWLKVLLYATPAVVLYLLLVAYNFLINLALYQLVPRQYNQDYLIVLGAGLYNGETVTPLLASRINRAIQFAQKQVAKGRKMPKFIMSGGQGSDEKVAEAQAMTEYAIARGINPNNILQENKSQNTYQNMLFSAKIATKDYGSKDFRAKFFSNNYHIFRASLFAKSAGLNANGIGCYTRFYFLPNAIVREFAGIFVMNKKRHLTIISLILILFVIASILTAMGVIIL
- a CDS encoding ABC transporter ATP-binding protein/permease, with amino-acid sequence MLQLKNIYKSYHVSDSTTHALDNVTVSFRNNEFVAILGPSGSGKTTLLNIIGGLDRYDKGNMIINGTSTQNFTDTDWDAYRNNSIGFVFQNYNLISHLSIIANVELGMTLSGLPAKEKHQRAIDMLTEVGLKKHLNKRPEQLSGGQMQRVAIARALANNPDILLCDEPTGALDTKTSEQIMKLIKRLSKKRLVIMVTHNPEIAQKYATRIVNFQDGKIIKDSNPYNHTEQEDNFKLKRTKMSYWNAIKLSFTNIMTKKGRTALTAFAASIGIISIAIVLAISNGFQKQIDMTMSKSLAKYPVIVNESVTNLNEVTNRKASQKNVKSRGYIQAEKDKMVQSLHINKITSKYTNYIKKINPDYANNISYQRGTNLNLIAKVKGKVERVSFSPNDTHNAQNSDAVRAQTVNVTGLGSSVFPTTLSSDKQGFLKSNYELLSGNWPHKATDLVIVTNNKDTVNINALKNLGYKLKIGDKIKFKQLLGQKFKIVSNNDYYEQTPTGIFVPQEVSDDMYNNSALTLRVKGIIRPKSENAMSLLSDGIAYSDNLAQKVIKINQNSDIIKAQKHSSHNVLTGQSVNYYGKKRVLESLGSSTLPSGFMIYPNNFKSKDQVLDYLDNWNKGKSKANKIIYTDMSSVVTSMTGGIINGITTVLIAFAAISLVTSMIMIGILTYTSVLERTKEIGILKALGARKKDITRVFDAETFILGIFSGILGIAIAYILTFPINNIFLKITGLTNVAQPNPLHILSLIIISTVLTLLGGHIPARIAAKKDAAIALRSE
- a CDS encoding ABC transporter ATP-binding protein/permease, which codes for MLQLKNLRKSYHVGDTITHALNDVSISFRDQEFVAILGPSGSGKTTMLNVIGGLDRYDSGDLIINGKSTKNFKETDWDAYRNNSVGFVFQNYNLISHLSIIANVELGMNLSGVAAAERHKRAIDALTEVGLKEHLNKRPNQLSGGQMQRVAIARALANNPDILLCDEPTGALDTETSEQIMQLIKRVSKDRLVIMVTHNPELAKEYASRIVNFQDGKILNDSAPYNPKDKQDAFKLKRTKMSYWNAIKLSFTNIMTKKGRTTLTAFASSIGIISIAVVLSLSNGFQKQIDSTMSKALAKYPVSISQTATNETSTKDDDSDKNVKNRGYITAKESELQSSTHQNKITPKYIDYIKRINPDYANNISYQRGVNLNLLAKDGNKVKQVKFSASATSGQETALEKAQQSSGFGSAVFPTTLKSGKTSFLKDNYQLLNGTWPKKATDLILVTNNRNTININVFKNLGYKIKTGDKLSFKQLIGKKYKVINNDDYYQELPTGMFVPQKADTAMYNNSKTTLLIVGIIRPKNKNSLSLLSPGITYSDQLTQNIIKANQNSAIVKAQKKSSQNVMTGQNMNSTEKKQLMQTIGGSTLPMGIMIYPNNFDSKDKVLDYLDKWNKGKNKKDKIIYTDMSSAVTSMTGGLLNGITTVLVAFAAISLVTSMIMIGILTYTSVLERTKEIGVLKALGARKKDITRVFDAETFILGIFSGVLGVVIAYLLTFPINSILYNLTDLSNIAQLDPIHALILIVISTILTLLGGHLPARMAAKKDAAIALRSE
- a CDS encoding glucosamine-6-phosphate deaminase, encoding MKIIITNNNAQGGTEAFKIFKNSIDHGGKVFGLATGSTPLTLYKEWTESDVDTHNLISINLDEYVGLTPDNDQSYHYFMQKNLFAKKPFKKSYVPDGIKAIKDPEGAASDYNQIIKENPIDVQLLGIGQNGHIAFNEPGTSFNSVTHEVKLTANTIKANSRFFSNIDDVPKSAICTGIANIMSAKKIVIMAFGANKADAIQKMIEGPVTEKVPASILQKHPDVTVIIDKEAASKLKQK
- the amaP gene encoding alkaline shock response membrane anchor protein AmaP, which encodes MKRSKKWLLVLSTLLLMPPPIYLLWENSNFWQKYLKLSLPQIKKINPIFTWYLIIISTIVIIVLIFSFITLIFWPTQKSFNLIHKNSGQVKVTSKAINGYILSSLTDLPYLNNPKVNSRLTKHHIKIKISGDLGAGENVAALLKTYLEELKGNLKQTLGIEQKPKIKIKFNNFQEATKSEQRVQ
- a CDS encoding DUF2273 domain-containing protein; the encoded protein is MNKFLQKHFSELSGALSGLLLAFCFLGLGFFKTVFVIVMLICGLIIGHYWPVVKRLMNK
- a CDS encoding Asp23/Gls24 family envelope stress response protein, with product MTQANPKQEVKGNLKYDSKVIQKIIGIALSDVTGLLTVDGGFFSNLTDKIVNSSDVTTGINVEVGKKQVAVDIDIVAEYGVQITKLYDEIKERIFNKVKEMTGLDTVEVSVTVVDIKTKQQHQKDSVSLQDRITGATKDTKDKISEQKPDEKKEPKRVK
- a CDS encoding adenylylsulfate kinase; amino-acid sequence: MKSEVLVISGVTASGKTTLINALQKKYTKSKVISFDDYDIDQLSSTPAITVPLKNAINQYDISQMMQDLKRTMGKTPLLLVDFPFGYCHKILRPYIDWVVYMQTPLDVAFARAIIRDSQDKSAAEIISWAKIYVTKARQYFVDNQKLVAKDADLVLDGMQPVVKEVELVSRLIK